The Thamnophis elegans isolate rThaEle1 chromosome Z, rThaEle1.pri, whole genome shotgun sequence DNA window tccagtccagttactttttggaaaagcacctttggaataaccatgacctgtatgattgagaatctccatagacctctaGAGATTTCTTGGTTCATTTCTCATCTCTCAGTAGAATCCTATCTTAACCATTCTGGTATGAAATAACAATTGCTCTGGAATCAGGAAGGATTTTGAAATACAGCATGCTAAAGATTCAGTAGATTCATTTTTTATTGTGTTGTGTAAGTTTTCTTTTGTTACTTGCTTGGAAATGCTGAGATGATAACTAaatgacattagcattttttttcccctttcctctccctaCTTCCCAACAAAAACAGGGTGCAAAATCTCGGAAAATGGCCTCCTTTTCAAAGAACTTCTACAGACCCCAAACTTCAGAATAACTGTTGTGGATGATGCTGATACAGTTGAGATTTGTGGTGCTCTTAaggtactttttatttttattggcatttaaataataaattgccTACGACCAAAGACTAGAGAAACACTTGCTGAGGAGTTTGTTACCAGAACTGATTTTAGTGTTTACTTCCTCTGCAATCTTCAGTAACACGTTGGTGCCAAAACTGCCTTATTGAATTAATGCAAAATTTCTCTCACTACACAGGCACTTACATCTTCTTGTTTCAAAAGCATTTTGAAATAGGAGTTTTAGATTGTAATTGTTGGTTGGTTAAATGGTAAGCAACCAGAACTAGGGCAGCATTTCCCTTTCATGGATAAAGTTGAAATTGTACTGAATTCATGCAAGATTCACATAGAATTAAGACAGGTAGCCAAGATTTGTAACCATGGTGAATTAAGATTTTTTATATCTTGGTTTATAATCCTAAATGACACTGAATGGGTTCTCATATTGCAACACATATTTTCATCTCTGAATGGGTTTCTAGACAAGATACAAGGCACTGAAACTTATCATTCTTAGAATTTCAGCCAACATGGCCACTGGGATATAATTCACTACATAAAGGTGATAGACAACTATGGCAGGTTGTGGCCCTATTTAAATGCATTTCCATCATAGCAGAGTGCTGGTAAAATGTAAAATTATTCTGGAAATTGGTAATTGTTTAAAGACTCTTCACTATTATCATACAAATCAAACTTACTTTCAGAAATCAGAATTTCCTTTCTTCAAGATAATTTGTCTGCTTTACTACCAGGTAATGCTAGTGATTTATGCATAAGGACATACATAAGGGACAGCTTGATTTAGAAATGTGCctgctcagaaaaaaaaatggagtggGCATCAGTTAAAGAGGATGATATGAACAAACGTAACAGGGTTCCTTTatggcacaggtgtcaaacttgattgcatcaCGTAACTTGTGATGTGTcatgattttttttgcctttatggacttggggtgggtgtggcttgggcttgatgcatccagcccatgggcggCCAATCTGACACCCCTACTTTAGGGAATGGTTTTGCCCAGCAGACTATTAATGAAAGATATCAATGATATTAATATCATTTTGTGCTTGTAACACGTTTTCAAAATTCCAAATTTGCTTGTTAGCACCcagtcaccttttgtgactttctgataaacaaagtcaatggggaagtcacatTCTcctaacaaccattttactaacttaacaattgcaatgattcatttaacaactgtggcaaaaaaagttcatttaacaaatatcttaACAGATATAGAAATTTTaggttcagttgtggttgtaagttgatttgtgtgtgtgtttgtgtgttgagaTGTATATATGTTTAAATTTATGTGGCATGCATGTAACTTGTAAGTGTAAATGAGTTCTTCCATCATCCTGcagtctctttttcttttccatgtcaTTTATATAGAACATAGTGGCAGTGGGAGCTGGCTTCTGTGATGGTCTTCGCTGTGGAGATAATACCAAAGCAGCTGTCATAAGACTTGGATTAATGGAAATGATAGCTTTTGCCAAAATCTTCTGCAAGGGGCAGGTCTCAATTGCTACTTTCCTGGAGAGCTGTGGAGTTGCAGATTTAATCACAACTTGTTATGGTGGCCGAAATCGGAGAGTGGCTGAAGCATTTGTTAAAACAGGAAAGGTATATTACTTTTAGTGTCAGGGATACTTTCTCTCAACCCAGGAAGGTAACATATTTGGAATGATTATTTTGTGACTGTGTTAGAGGATAATAAGGTACATTTTTGCACTTAGTTAGAACTTATATTATAGAAACATAAACCCAATAACTGCaaacttacattttttaaatttatttctaaacAGTACTGAAATTACTGAGTGGCCAAAAGGGGCCAGGTCCTTTATTTTTATGATGAATTTCTTAGTAAATATTTTAAGAGGACTCTTAAATtatgttaaaacaaaaataagaagaaaataaatcccaCCCAAAGGTTAGTGACCATCCTGAATCAGAacttctaaaaatgcttcaggcAATAACTACTTTATTAAGAGTAATAGTAGAGCTAAGCGAAGTCCTAACCACAATGCCAGTGTATTCACTGTGTTAATAGCAGATTCGCTGTTAATTGTAATAAGAGTAGGACTTGCTAATTCTTTGCCTTGGTAGATTGGTAAAGGACTAATCAACTAGGAAGTAGGATTTCTATCTCAAAATGTTAGCAAACAGTTGATATGAGGAGTACTAGTCATCGTACATTCTTATCTATATTAGTGAAACttagaaatactttttttaacaTTCAGAGTATTAAAGAACTGGAGCAAGAGATGCTGAATGGGCAAAAACTTCAAGGACCACAGACTTCTGCAGAAGTGTATCACATTCTTCAGCAGAAAGGTTTGGTGGAAAAGTAAGTGAGCCACTAATCTACTGATTTCTTCCCCCTATTTTCAACCCCAAATACCTCCCAAATCTTCTATAAAAACATTTGGATCTTTTGAGATTGTATTAGAAAGTAAGGAATCTCTTCTACTCAGAGAGTCTGCTAGGACTGAGGTACTAATGATTACTGAGCTATATATTTAAATGATCTcccaataataatattaaaatacaaatagtCTCATTCTGCTTGTTTTGACAAAAAATCAAACCATTTTATATAtcgtgtttcctcaaaaataagacagggccttattttcttttgatccccgaaataagtactaggccttattttcaggaaggtcttattatttttgaggtgcaggaggcggtgagcatggcacttcatggctgctgctattttGGGGGGGttatttgtgggggagggcttatttcagtgcatgcgctcaaatgcctgattgggcttattatctggggaggtcttatttttggggaaacagggtagtacctTTAAAATTGTGTGCATGCTTAAAAATGTTTGCACACCTGATTTCTTGaaaattcaaaaattcaaaaagtGTTTATCCTAACATTCATCTGGCTTCCGTGCTGAAGGGAGCACCAGAATCTGGTTCTCCCCATTCCCAACATATTGGCACTCAATGAATACATTGTAAACTTATCGAGTAATCTTTTCCCAcagtgaaggaaaaagaagatacaTTTCTCCtctaaatttggggggggggtatttttttaTGCATTGTACTTTGTTAATTTAGGGGCCAACCCATTTAAATATGTATAAATCTGTTTGTGTCAACAGAAAAAGGagatacaaatcaaataaataaataaataaataaatggtatcTCAGATTTACTTTGGTcatcagaacattaaaaaagttGAACACCAATAACTTGATTGACTCCCCTAGTAAGATGATTGCTTGTCTTATTTTTTAGGTTTCCACTATTTACTGCTGTTTATAAAATCTGCTATGAAGGAAAGCCTGTCCAAGAAATGATCTCCTGCCTCCAAAGCCATCCAGAGCATATATAAAGTATGCTTTGCCATTGTCACATTTCTTGCCTTTTCATACTCATTCATGAGTCCAAAGTAATGTTATTGGTTTGCCTACTCCATGAAGAAATTGCAGAAATATGTGTGTCTTTGGATTTCTCTTAATTATGTATTATACAGCTCCTAGAATACTAGTTGTTTTTAGTGGCTACGATTTAGTTGGCTTTCAAATATACTGTGCAGAACTAAAACACTCCTCAAACTTCCTAATCCTCTTGCCCTATTTGAAACATTTGATGTTCTTTTCTAATGCTTCCTTTTCAAAGGGATCGTCTAGACTTCCCAATGATTCAAGGGGAAGATGCAATTAGGGCAAAAATAAGGTACTACAGTACTCTAAAAGCTTATTGGACTAAAGATCCTATCAGTGCCAGATGCAGTAATAGCATCAAGGAGAGCTTTACTTGTTGATTTCTGGAGACCTATAAATTGAGCACATCATATCAATTTCACCTAGAAACTGTTTCCTAAAGTATAGTAAGCTTCAAGACCCtgcattcagatttttttttgagtCAGATTTGCCCATCTTGTATGGCATAGATTGCCATTTAATGAAAAGTACTTTGGTATCATTTAATTAGTGGGAAGTggcattaagatttttaaaacttagattttaaaaataatttattcttaAAAGTAATTTGAAGAAATGAAGATTTTTCAAATGCGCTTTTAAAGTGACTGtggcctcttttttaaaaaaaaaatattggcttgCCAATCCAGTAAGCGTATGGAAGTACATTTCCTAAGGACTCCCGCTCTATCAGGATATGACGGGAATTGTAGTCCTAAGTGATAAGGTTGCTGTTAAAGCAAAAATTTGCCATCCAATATTTATCCCTTCTCTAATTCAGCTTTCTCCATTTTCTCTACCTAAGCTAAGAATTTAAGGGAACAAATCAAAGCTTTTTTGATCTAGCTGTGATGCTTAAcatcacatatttttaaacaatgcatAATCCTGTGGATTTATATATGCAGCTTCAAAGCTGCTCTTATCCTAGCTGAATATTAAGGTGATAATATAGGCACATACATGAAGATGAAGCATAGCTGTGTGGAAGTTTTTACATAATATGTTATAAGACTGCAACCCATCACTCAGgttggtcagctgcccagaagtTCTTTCTGGTGGCATTTAACAAGTAATCTGCTGTCATACTCTGTGTCAAAACTGTTAAGATCAATTGAGGTTGGTGTAGAATTTCTATTTCCTCAGCATATTGTTTGTCCATTTGTGGGATTAAATTAGAAAGAGCCAAAGAGTTCCAGCAAGTTTCTGATATGGGAGTGTACAGCTTTTTCACTGAACTAACAATGGCATGTGTGCTTTGTGTTTACACTACCCAGCAGTCCAGTACTTAAGACACAGAATTGACATACACCAGCCTTTAACAACCTGGAGAGTGACAGATCAGTAAAAATCTGGAATGCGTGGTCTTCACACATTTTAATTCTACCCACTTGGGAAGGCTAGTGCAGATAACTTAAGATGATTATATCCAAAGTGAATATACTTGTGGTTCCCATTACTCTGCAAATGCTCATTACTACAAAACATTACTATTTTAGCTGTTTTTATTTTGGTGCCTTTTTTGGTTTCTGTTCCAACTATTATTTGAGTTGCCTTTGGAAATCCATTTAGCAGGAGGCCCACTTGTTAGTTATGACTGTTTAGAATGGGAATAAGAAAAATGACAAAAATCATGTTGGTTAAATAAGTAATAGTCTGATTAACAAATTATGTAAAGCTATCCTCTCAATTGCTGCCTTTACATCTATGGAATTACTGCACCTGTCATTTGTGACCAATTTGGGTAGTCTACTACTTCTGGAAGACATTTGATTGGGGGAAGCTGATCTAACGTATATGAAATTAATCGTGTGTGAATACTAGTTGTCTTGATTATTATTAAGCTAAAATTAATACCTtatcttagacttagaataatagaatgaaagGGTGGAAGggttcttggaggtcttctagttcagcctcCTGCCTTAGATAGATCTCCTTatgccatcccagacaaatggttgttcaatttttaaaaaaaatctccagcaatggagctctcacaactccaggaggcaagctgttccattgattaatcattttcactgtcagaaaatttcttaatCCCAAATTGGAACTTCCTCTGAGGAGCTCCTACTCATTCCTTTGTGCTCTGCTCCCAGGTGTTATGAATAATAAATTGAAGCCCTCTTCCCCATGACAGCCCTTGaagtattggaagattgctatcattcACTAGGCCAAATCATGCCTTATTCCCTTAGCCATTTATCACACTTTAGTTTCCAAactccttatcatctttgttgctcttctttacaTTCTTTCTGTCTATTCTTCGAAAAGCAGAGTGGCAGAGTGGTTCCTCTCCAATTTATCCTTTTAATAACATTAGCTGAGGACAATGACCAGCTGAAAGTTATTCAGTTTGCTTATAGATTGACTGGCAGGATttgaataaaaaattctattcataGCTTCAAATGTTCATTGTAATACTAAATTGGACtacatttattttacatataCTCCCTGGCCTCAGAGCATTAATTTAGCATGGTTTATTCTCCTGTTGAGCTCGTTCATTTCTGCAGTCACTTTTATTATGAATTGTCTGTTTTAAGTGGCCTGAATAAGATTATTGCATGATTTTTTGAGATAGAAGAGGCTGACTCGAGCACAATCATTTCACAGCTGGGATCACATTGAAAATTAGGaaatcaagatttttaaaaaaaaactttctatacCATTGTTTTTCTTCCCTTACAGAAAATGTTAGAAATTTATTTTGAGATACAAACCTCTGAGTTTTCCGTGGGTGGCAGTCACAATTGACTATATATGGCAAGCATTATTCTTGTCTCTctttcctctaatttttttctgtAACACATGAAGTAGATTCTAGCATGGTAATTTGGTAGACTGGAGAACTCAGGATCCTGCAAATGTTGCAAGATCCCGCTTCTCATTAACTCCAATCAGGTGGTTAGTGATCAGAGGATTGAGAGCTGTAGTCCTGAAATGTCTGAAGGACACCGAATTTCCACTCTGAATGTAAAAGGAAAGTAGTTCCTTCTTGAAACACCCCAAATAATGCCCGGAATGTGACCCAAATCTTTCTCAATTTGGATGCTTCCACATGTTTTGAAACTGATTGTAGTCCCAACACATTTAGAAAGTTGTCAGTTGGGTGTAGCTATTCTACCCCAATGAAAATCTGATAGATTTTGCTTTAAGCAGTTAAAGCAATTTTTCTGTTGCTGATGTTCATAACTTAGAATGACTTGAATACAacatggtgctgaaaaaaatgtttatacatTTGGAAAGGCACGATTGAGAAAaggctaccgtatatactcgagtataggccgacccgaatataagccgaggcacctaattttaccacaaaaaactggaaaagttattgactcgagtataagcctagggtgggaaatgcagcagctaccggtaaatttcaaaaataaaaatagataccaataatgtttttgaatatttatttcaaagaaaaacagtaaactagcggtgtattcaatgaaatacttcactcacctcatgatgctgatgtcccgctgtgatgatgatgtcccgtgcagccgcgggagcgatgtcccgcctcctatgacacacggcacagtgattcctatcattggatcactgtaccagaggaggtgggacatcgctatgtggctgcttgccataacaaggaggaggtgggacatcgttgcagagcggcaggagggggaggaaggggaatcgtaagacagccctgcattacattagaacgtgaggaggggggatggtgcagtgcgcgctgcgcggcaaactgacacagagggaggggaaactcacaggggcactgggccattcacgagtgtcacccagcggcatggccccgcccctttttctcctccatttcgggcaaatttttcactgactcgagtataagccgaggcggcttttttcagcccaaaaagtgggctgaaaaactaggcttatactcgagtatatacagtaatatcaTAATAGAAAACACTCTTTATAGTATCAAAGCCTCCCAGCCCTAATATGAAGTGActgcttttcttttaatattgaaTCTAAActaatatttcttcttttaattctAACATTCAATATGTATAGTCATTTTGTATATGTATTTGTAATACGTAAAGGGTTCTGTAAACTGAATGTGATGAATTATGCATATTGTCAAATTGTTTAAAACTATTTACTCCTATTTTACTCCATTTTTCCCacttgatttttaaaatcatatagaAGGGTTAGTAAAAGATTTATCTATGTCACTCATTGTTTTCAATAAAACATAATATTCTGTGTTTCTTACTTGTACATTCAGTGCTTAGGATTTGTTTCTCTCTCAATTGTATTTGCTACACTAATTTCTTCAGAAAGGGAACAGGAAATCAAAAGGTTAGAAACTGCTAATGCCTCTATAATTAATATAACAGCCACTTACAAACAGAAATTCAGGTAACACAGGAGTTGACCTAATAGTATTTAATAGTAGTATTTTTATTTGGTATGTACATATTTAATAAgtacaaaaaatattttccccacaatttgTATCAATGCAACTTTTATTAATGAcaaataaaatgtgaaaaagtAGAATAAGTTGGGGAAAGGATATAAGGACATCTGCACATTTGTGATCAAATGTAGCATATCAAAGTATATCTCCAAAGCTACAACACAAAGTACACTTACTTTTGTAATGGTTCTTATTTCTGAGTAAACACACATAATGTAAGGAGTATATTCCAGTTACTTTACTTACCTTTTATCATGAGAAAGTGTAGAAATTCAAAATTAGTAACAgctttttacaggtagtcctcgatttacaaacaCAATCGAGCccaatgtctgttgctaagcaaggcagaatttaagtgagttttgccccttttatgactttttgccataattgtgaagtgaatcacttaagctgttaagtgaatcatgatcgttaagcaaacctggcttcctccattgactttgcttgttagaagccagctgggaaggttacaagtgatcacatgaccctgagacagtgcaattgtcataaatacatgccagttgccacgtgcctgaattttggtcatatgactatgaagatgctgcaattatcgtaagtgtgaaaaacgatcgtatgtttcttttttcagtgctgctgaatggtcactaaaaatggttgtaggtcaaggactatatATATCACTTTCTAAATTGCATGTCTGCTTTTAATGCATTTGAGACTCCTAGAGATAGTTGATACTATCTATTTCCAATTAAACAAGTGACTGTATATATGCCTGCTATAAGTACCTTGAAGTAAAAAAGAGCTCCATACAAGAAGTAAAACATCCATGTGGGAAACAAGCTGCAAATCAGTCAGAGTATTGGAAAGGGCTATTTTTCATAAAAGGGAAATATGAACAATCGTATATGGACTGCTTTATGCCAGGCTTTTGCCCAACACCTCATTGAATAAAgacagtggtgggaatcaaataGTTTAACAAACGGTTCttcctaatgaccggctgggggTATGTGGCTAggggggatgtcatgtgactgaatgAGTGGGTTAACAACATCATTTACGCAAGGCCCACTGCCACCGCCTTATTGCCTACCTGCCTGCAAACAATAAATGCTGCAGAGACAAGGCAATTTTCTATGTACAGTTCTGAGCCTCTTTCCCTCTCCACTTGGGCTGATAAAATAAAAGCACATCTAAAGATCGTGATTGCCTGCCAAGCCTGCCTAGCGCATGCTGGCAAAAGGAGGCTGGGGGGGAACCGAAGGGAAAACAGACTCCCACCCCCATTTTCCACTTCCATTGGGTTGTCTGCACTGTgctggatctggatggggaagtGGGGTGGGAAGCAAAAAAGCCCACTCAGCACACACTCACCAGCACGACAGCGAATCTCTCTTCCACCTTGCTCGGTTTGGGCATTGGGAGCCTAAGGAGTAGATTGTGCACCCCGAGGTCTATCTGCTGAAAGTGCATGCTTCCTGCATTGCCTATGTTGATGGCCCTTCCTCAAAGAAGTGGAGTTGGGGAGATCAGTCCAACTCTGTGCCCGGGTTTCTCCTGCCAGATTTCAAACTCCAAGCGGTTGCTGCTCTTGCACCAAGCCCAGCTCTGGCAACAGCTGATCGACCAGACCCCAGGGCCACCAGTGGCCTTGTTAAGGAGGACCGCTCCACCCCAGCCATGCGTTTTCCAGCCCGGGTTGCTAGAAGTGGAAAGCATGCTACCACTAAGCTCCCAGGTTCCCTGCATGAGCAATGGAAGCCAAGTTGTTCCCTGCCTGTTCCGGTACTCCTTCCCCATCCATTCAGCCCACATTCTCCTCCCACTCCAAGCACAGGTTCCCCCAGCGCCCCATGCATGCAACCTCCCAAAATGAACGGTCACCAAGCCAGGCTTAGTAGAagaactttttgctttttcccaCCTACCCATCCTGATCCAGCACAGAGCAGATAGCCCAATGGGAGCAGAAAATGGAGGATCTCTGttgcccttttcttttttctccccagcCTCCTTTTACCAGCATGCACCAGGTAGGCATGATCTTTAGATGGGCTTTTATTTTGTCag harbors:
- the GPD1L gene encoding glycerol-3-phosphate dehydrogenase 1-like protein → MAGASAPLKVCIVGSGNWGSAVAKIIGNNVKTIQKFASTVKMWVFEETINGRKLTDIINNDHENVKYLPGYKLPENVVAVPNLTEAVKDADLLVFVIPHQFIYKICDAITGHLTKQAVGISLIKGIDESPEGLRLISDVIREKMGIDISVLMGANIANEVAAEKFCETTIGCKISENGLLFKELLQTPNFRITVVDDADTVEICGALKNIVAVGAGFCDGLRCGDNTKAAVIRLGLMEMIAFAKIFCKGQVSIATFLESCGVADLITTCYGGRNRRVAEAFVKTGKSIKELEQEMLNGQKLQGPQTSAEVYHILQQKGLVEKFPLFTAVYKICYEGKPVQEMISCLQSHPEHI